A region of Panicum virgatum strain AP13 chromosome 8N, P.virgatum_v5, whole genome shotgun sequence DNA encodes the following proteins:
- the LOC120686745 gene encoding disease resistance protein RGA5-like has protein sequence MRDIVTKAKTRHEIGQDIKDIMERVKEVAERRERYKVDTIIPAKTSVDPRITSLYTKTADLFGIDEPREELITRLTKGDDMSMQQRIVSVVGFGGLGKTTLAKVMYDKLKGQFDCMAFILVGRNPDLKKVFKDMSIDLDTRFNVDVLDERQLIDKLQEFLENKRCVSSATK, from the exons ATGAGGGATATTGTCACCAAGGCTAAGACTCGGCATGAGATTGGCCAAGATATCAAGGACATAATGGAGCGTGTCAAGGAAGTGGCCGAGCGACGTGAAAG GTACAAGGTCGATACTATTATACCTGCCAAAACCTCTGTTGACCCTCGCATAACATCTCTGTACACTAAGACAGCTGACCTTTTCGGCATTGATGAGCCAAGGGAAGAACTAATCACAAGGCTGACAAAAGGAGATGATATGTCCATGCAACAAAGGATAGTCTCTGTTGTTGGATTTGGAGGATTAGGCAAGACAACGCTTGCCAAAGTGATGTATGACAAGCTTAAAGGGCAGTTCGATTGCATGGCTTTTATTCTGGTTGGTCGGAATCCTGATTTGAAGAAGGTTTTTAAGGACATGTCAATCGATCTTGACACTCGTTTCAATGTAGACGTACTGGATGAAAGGCAACTCATCGACAAACTTCAAGAATTCTTGGAAAACAAGAGGTGCGTGTCATCAGCAACTAAATAA